One segment of Kwoniella pini CBS 10737 chromosome 9, complete sequence DNA contains the following:
- a CDS encoding NADH-cytochrome b5 reductase 1, translating to MAVDFEALATKYYPYAQPAGTALLLLILAISYLLNSGSKNRKVLDPVEWRSFKLVAKDHLSHNTALYKFALPRATDSLGLPVGQHISVAAEIDGKQVVRSYTPTTLDDDKGHFDLVVKTYEKGNISRYLSLLTIGQEVKIKGPKGKFSYTPNMVPALLMISGGTGITPCYQIIKSSLKNPQDKTKLSLIYANVEEDDILLRKELEDLAKGSNGRFTLYNVLNKPPANWNGGVGFITKEMIESHMPEGGVGSPNHGEGHKVLMCGPPPMMNAMKGHLKELGYPAPRTISKLEDQVFLF from the exons ATGGCTGTTGATTTCGAAGCTCTGGCCACTAAATATTACCCTTATGCTCAACCTGCTGGAACAGCTTTGTTGCTTTTGATACTCGCTATCTCATACTTGTTGAATAGCG GTAGCAAAAACAGAAAAGTACTTGACCCAGTAGAATGGAGAAGCTTCAAATTAGTAGCCAAGGATCATTTGTCACATAATACTGCTTT ATACAAATTTGCCCTTCCCAGAGCAACTGACTCTCTTGGTCTTCCAGTCGGACAACATATTTCAGTAGCTGCCGAAATTGACGGCAAACAAGTAGTCAGATCTTATACCCCCACTACATTGGATGATGATAAGGGTCACTTCGATCTTGTCGTAAAG ACTTACGAAAAAGGTAATATCTCGAGATACTTATCTTTACTCACTATTGGGCAGGAAGTCAAGATCAAAGGTCCCAAAGGAAAATTCAGCTACAC TCCAAACATGGTTCCCGCTTTACTCATGATCTCAGGTGGTACTGGTATAACTCCATgttatcaaatcatcaagtcATCACTCAAGAACCCACAAGACAAGACCAAATTGTCTCTGATTTACGCTAacgtagaagaagatgatattttacTTAGAAAGGAATTAGAGGATTTGGCGAAGGGTTCAAATGGTAGATTCACTCTTTAC AACGTCCTCAACAAACCACCTGCCAACTGGAATGGAGGTGTTGGATTTATCACCAAGGAAATGATTGAATCGCATATGCCTGAAGGTGGTGTAGGATCGCCCAATCACGGTGAAGGTCATAAAGTTTTAATGTGTGGTCCTCCACCTATGATGAATGCTATGAA AGGTCATCTCAAAGAACTTGGTTATCCTGCTCCTCGAACAATTTctaaattagaagatcAAGTGTTCCTTTTCTAG